From a single Thermodesulfobacteriota bacterium genomic region:
- a CDS encoding 4Fe-4S dicluster domain-containing protein, producing the protein MPSHEHSRSKTEHSTRALSAKRGADACIRCATCMAVCPVSRVTPFFPGPKQAGPGAERFRITSTYPGGEWTDLCIGCHLCDLACPSGVPISEMNLIARAKHLDERGRPLRDWLLSHTYLFGEMGSRLSRVLNPLWRSGIVRRTLHLLLGIDRRRELPFFQSPTFRQWFRKRSPCEGEKIAYFYGCFINTNEVDVGRATVEVLEANGFEVVLPAQGCCGIPMLGNGDLEGAKRMAL; encoded by the coding sequence ATGCCTTCCCATGAGCATTCCAGATCGAAGACCGAACATTCCACAAGGGCCCTTTCAGCGAAGAGAGGAGCGGATGCCTGCATTCGTTGTGCCACCTGCATGGCGGTCTGCCCGGTCTCGAGGGTGACCCCCTTCTTTCCGGGGCCGAAGCAGGCAGGACCTGGGGCCGAGCGATTCCGAATAACCTCAACATATCCGGGAGGCGAATGGACCGACCTCTGCATCGGCTGTCACCTCTGCGATCTCGCCTGCCCTTCAGGGGTCCCCATCTCCGAAATGAACCTGATAGCCAGGGCCAAACATCTCGACGAGAGAGGAAGGCCTCTCAGGGATTGGCTTCTCTCCCATACTTACCTCTTTGGCGAGATGGGTTCCAGGCTCTCCCGGGTTCTCAACCCGCTTTGGAGGAGCGGCATCGTCAGAAGAACCCTCCATCTCCTCTTGGGAATCGATCGCCGGAGAGAACTTCCCTTCTTCCAATCCCCGACCTTCAGGCAATGGTTTAGGAAACGGTCGCCCTGCGAGGGGGAAAAAATCGCCTATTTCTATGGCTGTTTCATCAACACCAACGAGGTGGATGTGGGCAGGGCGACCGTGGAGGTCCTGGAGGCCAATGGCTTCGAGGTCGTCCTGCCGGCCCAGGGATGCTGCGGGAT
- the glpB gene encoding anaerobic glycerol-3-phosphate dehydrogenase subunit GlpB, with product MHYDLIVIGMGLSGLMAAKTAVEAGRKVLVVGKGMGGLTLFSNTIDLLGTPLEGGKMREALNGWVHDHPEHPYARVGVEKIEEALSSFGVLFPPPYTFEARDGRNSLIPTGAGTFRPTYLVPSTLMRGIHLREKRTLIVGFKGLRDFHPRRLADLYGSRQTTLPLPGDFGTEVSALALARWMEQPPFREFVAGEIKAVLKGEEMVGLPAVLGIRDPMRARRDLEKRLGVAVFEIPILPPSIPGLRIFGRFKEWLIRRGATFLQGHWVSKATLKGKRCEGIEIGHPPVTRLDTAEQYIVATGRFMGGGLMADRDRVWEPLFHLPVFPFLSPRDWFGASFFDDHPIHRMGISTDASFRPLDERGNIVLENVRIAGTLLAGHHFLKEKSREGIEIVTGYWAAKYAFP from the coding sequence ATGCATTACGATCTCATCGTCATCGGGATGGGGCTTTCGGGACTGATGGCGGCAAAAACGGCCGTCGAGGCAGGCAGGAAGGTTTTGGTCGTGGGAAAAGGGATGGGCGGCCTCACCCTCTTCTCCAATACGATCGACCTCCTCGGCACCCCCCTGGAAGGAGGCAAGATGAGAGAAGCCCTGAACGGTTGGGTCCATGACCATCCTGAACACCCTTATGCCCGGGTGGGGGTGGAAAAGATCGAGGAGGCCCTCTCCTCCTTCGGGGTCCTCTTTCCTCCGCCCTACACCTTTGAAGCGAGAGACGGAAGGAACAGCCTGATCCCTACCGGGGCCGGAACGTTTAGGCCCACCTACCTCGTCCCATCGACCCTGATGAGGGGAATCCATCTCAGAGAGAAGAGGACGCTCATCGTAGGGTTTAAAGGATTAAGAGATTTTCATCCCCGGCGCCTCGCTGACCTCTACGGGTCCCGCCAAACGACTCTTCCCCTTCCGGGAGATTTCGGAACCGAAGTCTCGGCCCTTGCCCTGGCCAGGTGGATGGAACAGCCCCCCTTCCGGGAATTCGTCGCCGGAGAAATAAAGGCCGTGCTGAAGGGAGAGGAAATGGTCGGGCTTCCCGCGGTCTTGGGGATTCGCGATCCGATGAGGGCGAGAAGGGATCTCGAGAAGAGGCTCGGGGTGGCCGTCTTCGAGATTCCCATCCTCCCTCCCTCCATCCCCGGATTGAGAATCTTCGGTCGTTTCAAGGAGTGGCTGATCCGTCGGGGAGCGACCTTTCTCCAGGGCCATTGGGTTTCGAAGGCCACCCTGAAAGGAAAACGTTGCGAAGGCATCGAAATCGGCCATCCTCCGGTGACCCGGTTGGATACGGCAGAACAATATATCGTTGCCACGGGCCGTTTTATGGGGGGTGGGTTGATGGCCGATCGAGATCGCGTATGGGAACCCCTCTTCCATCTCCCTGTTTTCCCCTTTCTTTCCCCAAGGGATTGGTTTGGGGCCTCCTTCTTCGACGATCATCCGATTCACCGGATGGGAATCTCAACCGATGCCTCTTTTCGCCCCTTGGATGAGAGGGGAAACATCGTCCTTGAAAACGTCCGGATCGCTGGCACCCTCCTTGCCGGCCATCATTTCCTTAAAGAAAAATCGAGAGAGGGGATTGAAATCGTCACAGGGTATTGGGCAGCGAAGTATGCCTTCCCATGA
- the glpA gene encoding anaerobic glycerol-3-phosphate dehydrogenase subunit A gives MKFTTEVLIVGGGATGAGILRDLSLRGIPCLLVEKGDLLSGASGRNHGLLHSGARYAVSDPEAARECLSENKILKKIASHCIEETGGLFVTLPEDGLDFRGRFLAACDALGLPARLLSRDEALGLEPELNPAILSAVEVPDAAIDPFELVLSNVRDAEDHGAKALLHTEVTRLHVEGDRVRRAILRDLLSGEEHQIETSFLINATGAWAEGFLRRLNLRLPMALSKGSMLITNQRLSRRVINRCRPPSDGDIIVPNHTVSILGTTSVRVEDPENFEVTPSEVSHLIRETSRMIPAIEEARFLRAYAGIRPLFRSEERGDDRALSRGFVLLDHGERDGLQNLITITGGKLATYRMMAEKTSDLICQKMGVSASCTTHLKPLPKAFKISGLAERLKTLGHGEILCDCELVSQGEIEEAVMERELKNLQDILHRTRLAKGTCQGAFCVYRLLGLLHERGKIDGDSIGILKGFLEERWRGIRPILWGAALKEEELIEGIYKGIFNL, from the coding sequence CGGAAGAAATCACGGTCTACTTCATAGCGGGGCGAGATATGCGGTCTCCGACCCAGAGGCGGCCCGGGAATGTCTCTCCGAGAACAAGATCCTTAAAAAGATCGCCTCCCACTGCATCGAAGAGACCGGGGGCCTCTTCGTCACCCTTCCCGAAGACGGCCTCGATTTCCGAGGGCGATTTTTAGCGGCCTGTGATGCGCTTGGCCTCCCCGCGCGCCTTCTATCCAGGGACGAAGCCCTGGGCCTCGAACCGGAACTCAACCCCGCGATTCTCAGCGCCGTTGAGGTTCCCGACGCCGCGATCGACCCCTTCGAACTCGTCCTCTCCAACGTGAGGGATGCGGAGGACCACGGCGCCAAGGCCCTCCTCCACACCGAGGTGACCCGCCTCCACGTGGAGGGGGATCGGGTGCGGAGGGCCATCCTCCGAGACCTTCTCAGCGGTGAAGAGCATCAGATCGAAACCTCCTTCCTCATCAATGCCACCGGGGCCTGGGCGGAGGGTTTTCTGAGACGGTTAAACCTCCGTCTTCCCATGGCCCTTTCAAAAGGGTCGATGCTCATCACGAACCAGAGGCTTTCGCGCCGGGTGATCAATCGCTGTCGGCCTCCATCGGATGGGGATATCATCGTCCCCAACCATACCGTCTCCATTCTTGGGACCACATCGGTGCGCGTCGAAGATCCCGAGAATTTCGAGGTCACCCCCTCCGAGGTCTCCCATCTGATCCGGGAGACATCGAGGATGATCCCGGCCATAGAAGAGGCACGATTCCTCCGCGCCTATGCCGGCATTCGACCCCTCTTTCGCTCCGAAGAAAGGGGCGATGACCGTGCCCTTAGCAGGGGCTTCGTCCTCCTCGATCATGGGGAGAGGGACGGCCTCCAAAATTTGATCACCATCACGGGAGGAAAACTCGCCACCTACCGAATGATGGCTGAAAAGACCTCTGACCTGATCTGTCAGAAGATGGGGGTTTCGGCCTCGTGCACCACCCATCTGAAACCCCTGCCGAAGGCTTTCAAAATTTCGGGCCTTGCCGAACGGCTCAAAACCCTTGGCCACGGAGAAATCCTCTGCGATTGCGAGCTCGTCTCTCAGGGCGAAATCGAAGAAGCGGTCATGGAGAGAGAGCTGAAGAACCTCCAGGACATCCTCCACCGGACGCGGCTCGCCAAGGGGACGTGCCAGGGCGCCTTCTGTGTCTATCGACTCTTGGGCCTTTTGCACGAGAGGGGAAAGATCGATGGAGATTCCATCGGGATATTGAAAGGGTTTCTCGAGGAGAGGTGGAGAGGAATCCGGCCGATCCTCTGGGGAGCGGCCTTAAAAGAAGAGGAATTGATCGAGGGGATCTACAAGGGAATCTTCAACCTTTAA